The Culex pipiens pallens isolate TS chromosome 2, TS_CPP_V2, whole genome shotgun sequence DNA window ggaaattttaCCAGTGTTAGActatgatccaatctttcaagtgatcttagtttcatgtttgacatcggttagcaaaaaaagtactccattaacaaacacaaaaaaaaacaagtgtttTCAAACAAACTTCCAGTCATTCaatgaaaacttcaatttttggtttggaaacaacactatatctattaatagtttcaaagcttatctaatcctttccaacgatgtataattgttctagtgaaatatttaaaatggctttTTCTTAGTtcaaatgtttactttcgagaaaaaaaaaataccaaaaaatatttagagaaggtcacttttttgaaacttggccacccccctttgatttgcgtaaaactttgatCCAAGGGTTATTTTtcgtccttgatcacgaatctgagctcgatttttcgatttcctgtgatggaggggcggtgtgaccacttccatttttgaacattaaaaaagacgtgtttttcaatgatttgcagcctgcctgcctgccagcCTGAACCATCACCAAGTTTGGAAATCttgtgtcaaaaggacttttatgtaaaattagacgctcaatgtgatgacgtactcagatttccaaaaaaaagtatttttcatagaaaaaatacaaaactagtTTAATAAATACTGGTTTTTTTCGTTTCTAAACGTGAGatggaaaaaatcaaacttttgttagcagttatcacaaaaaaGCGAAATCTTAACACTTCCCACTATACCACTcatcacttttttaaataaacagtaCATCACAAAAATAACAATCTTTTATGAGTAATGGGTAATTCTGGGGATTGAGTTTCTGGGGGAATGGACCATTCTGGGAAATGGGATAGAatccatttgatttttgatttttactctgttttggtttttttgtatgttttgtaggtctgttgtgtttgtttttgatttctACTCGTTGATTTATGATTTGTGACTTTTCCACggatgttttttgatttttgtttgtttttacaatttcatGCCATATGCCAGAATCATTGctacatttttttcaacctaTATCATCTTCAAACAAAAGTgaaaatattgaattaaaaagtCGTTTGGAAGCCGCAAATCAGATTTCCAAATCAAAATTTGGCAAAGACGGGTGTTTATACTCGAGAAAAAAACTAGTTTATTCATATTTATCAACAATCACACGTGTCCAGCTCGCAGATGTACCTGCTTTTGCTTCCACAGTCCACATTGTTCCACTGCGTCCCACCTGCACCTCCCGCCACCAGGCAGTGCCCAGTTCCACTCAAGATGTCCGGTTGTCCCGCAGCAAAGTTCGTATAACCAGCCCGACCGTCAATCCGCTTATTACCGGTGATCCACACGAAGCTTCCCGTCTTCCCAAGGTCCGTTCCGGCGATCCACCACGGTCCCCGCTGGGTGATGTCCTCCTGAGCAAGGGCCACCATCAGCTTAACGTCATCCAGCGCCGAGTGGACCGAGGCCAGCCGGAGTCCGTGCGCTCGGCACTTGTGCCAGGCCTCGAAGAAGGTCACCGGTTCGTCGTTGTAGACAAAGAAGCGCTGGTACGAGTTGGCGAAGCCGGCTCGGGATGAGATGCCGAGTGTGGAGTTCTTGGCGGCTGAGCTGGACGCGGCCAGAACTCCCAGAACTAGTGTCAGAACTGATGAAACTGCTTGGAAAGACATTTTGAGGGTACTGAATGTTGCTTGGAAGATCTGGTCATTTTATAGTCGTTTTTGTTGACTAAATTGATGCACTGCTCA harbors:
- the LOC120429271 gene encoding C-type lectin domain family 18 member C-like: MSFQAVSSVLTLVLGVLAASSSAAKNSTLGISSRAGFANSYQRFFVYNDEPVTFFEAWHKCRAHGLRLASVHSALDDVKLMVALAQEDITQRGPWWIAGTDLGKTGSFVWITGNKRIDGRAGYTNFAAGQPDILSGTGHCLVAGGAGGTQWNNVDCGSKSRYICELDTCDC